In a single window of the Limnochorda sp. L945t genome:
- a CDS encoding DUF2442 domain-containing protein gives MSTLATKLHDAVGVRVEFDDAMMHVDLLDGRRISVPLEWFPKLSRATPEQRRNWRWIGGGIGIHWEDLDEDVSIEGLLKG, from the coding sequence GTGAGCACTTTGGCCACTAAGCTACACGATGCTGTGGGCGTCCGAGTCGAGTTCGACGACGCAATGATGCACGTGGACCTACTCGACGGACGCCGGATCAGCGTGCCGCTCGAGTGGTTCCCGAAGCTGAGCCGTGCCACGCCCGAGCAGCGAAGGAACTGGCGCTGGATCGGCGGCGGCATTGGCATTCATTGGGAGGACCTTGACGAGGACGTCTCCATCGAGGGCCTCCTGAAGGGATAG
- a CDS encoding TrmB family transcriptional regulator: MLPDLNGDPIVLLQELGLTDYEARVYMALCRRNPLNGHQVARLSGVPSAKVYATLEKLVTRGLVAHRESKPVTYVPLPIEEFLAHRRRRLDVVADQIRALLATDFTAAQAEALWHLKGFDTLMTRAAELLARASAEVLLSLWEPVVSTIRPRLAEAASRGVRVAAIYFDGQGPGVGFAIRHVDLPSVKARHGGQSFLVVDQRMALFISHGTSPEQWQGLWTSNAAMVRAIANYIRHDIYVNKIVRRFPEAVGAAYGEHLDLLLDVFDDRVLATGQLKLPGP, from the coding sequence TTGCTTCCGGACCTGAACGGGGATCCGATTGTTCTGTTGCAGGAGCTCGGTCTCACCGATTACGAGGCCCGGGTATATATGGCCCTTTGCCGGCGCAACCCCCTCAACGGCCATCAAGTTGCCCGGCTCAGTGGGGTCCCCTCGGCCAAGGTGTACGCCACGCTCGAGAAGCTGGTGACGAGGGGGCTGGTCGCCCACCGCGAATCGAAGCCGGTCACGTACGTTCCCTTGCCCATCGAGGAGTTTCTCGCCCACCGCAGGCGACGGTTGGACGTCGTGGCCGACCAAATCCGAGCGCTGCTTGCCACCGACTTCACGGCTGCCCAGGCAGAGGCACTGTGGCATCTCAAGGGGTTCGACACCCTCATGACCCGGGCCGCGGAACTCCTTGCTCGGGCTTCGGCGGAGGTGCTCCTTAGCCTCTGGGAGCCCGTTGTTTCCACCATCCGACCGCGTCTTGCCGAGGCTGCCTCCCGGGGGGTGAGGGTGGCTGCCATCTACTTTGACGGGCAGGGGCCCGGCGTGGGGTTTGCCATTCGCCACGTAGACCTCCCCTCAGTCAAGGCGCGCCACGGCGGGCAAAGCTTCCTGGTTGTGGATCAGCGGATGGCGCTCTTCATCAGCCACGGAACGTCGCCGGAGCAGTGGCAGGGGTTGTGGACCTCCAACGCGGCCATGGTCCGGGCCATCGCCAACTACATTCGGCATGACATTTACGTTAACAAAATCGTGCGGCGCTTCCCCGAGGCGGTAGGCGCCGCCTACGGGGAACACCTGGACTTGCTATTGGACGTGTTTGACGACCGGGTACTGGCGACCGGGCAGCTTAAACTGCCCGGACCATAG
- a CDS encoding ABC transporter ATP-binding protein has product MLSLADIHFGYGDQPVLRGVNLEVQAGEMVVLVGSNGAGKTTTLRVISGLVKPWKGMVTLDGDRLDGQPPHRIVEAGVVQVPEGRHVFPKMSVLDNLLLGASRPEAWRQRRETLDEVFEVLPLLRGRLRQMAGTLSGGEQQMLAIGRALMAKPALLLLDEPTLGLAPLVASEILEVIGRLNSGGLAVLLVSQQVTEVLRRAHRAYVLSGGTVVRHGAPAELLSDASLIEAYFGRAHGSSALTGKPCRQAPHVPHQA; this is encoded by the coding sequence ATGCTGTCGCTGGCTGATATCCACTTCGGGTATGGCGACCAGCCGGTTCTTCGGGGTGTCAACCTCGAAGTGCAGGCTGGTGAGATGGTCGTGCTCGTGGGGTCCAATGGAGCGGGCAAAACCACTACACTGCGGGTCATCAGTGGGCTGGTCAAACCGTGGAAAGGGATGGTGACGCTTGACGGTGATCGCCTTGACGGGCAACCGCCTCATCGCATCGTCGAGGCCGGCGTCGTCCAGGTGCCTGAGGGACGCCACGTCTTTCCGAAGATGAGTGTTCTCGACAATCTGCTATTGGGGGCGTCGAGGCCAGAGGCGTGGCGGCAGCGGCGTGAAACCCTGGACGAAGTGTTCGAGGTGTTGCCCCTGCTGCGAGGGCGGCTCCGGCAAATGGCCGGGACGCTCTCCGGAGGCGAACAGCAAATGCTGGCTATCGGGCGGGCGCTGATGGCCAAGCCGGCGTTGCTGTTGCTCGACGAACCCACACTAGGGCTAGCGCCGTTGGTCGCCAGCGAGATTCTGGAAGTCATCGGACGATTGAACAGTGGCGGGTTGGCGGTGTTGCTGGTCAGCCAGCAGGTGACCGAAGTGCTGCGACGGGCCCATCGCGCTTACGTGTTGTCGGGCGGCACCGTCGTCCGGCACGGAGCACCCGCCGAGCTGCTGTCCGACGCCAGCCTTATCGAGGCCTACTTTGGCCGGGCGCACGGCTCGAGTGCCTTGACCGGTAAACCCTGTCGGCAAGCTCCTCACGTACCCCACCAGGCTTGA
- a CDS encoding transposase — translation MAFQEYLHAVEELQARVDRLEAEIHALDTESRQAPVIQALQALKGVGEVTAVTLVAEIREFSRFRSPAQLMAYAGLVPREH, via the coding sequence GTGGCCTTTCAGGAATACCTGCATGCGGTGGAAGAGCTACAGGCCCGGGTGGATCGGCTGGAGGCGGAGATCCATGCGCTGGACACGGAAAGCCGCCAAGCGCCGGTCATCCAGGCGTTGCAGGCCCTCAAAGGGGTCGGGGAGGTCACGGCGGTGACGCTGGTGGCTGAGATCCGGGAGTTCTCCCGTTTTCGCAGCCCGGCCCAACTGATGGCGTACGCGGGTCTGGTGCCCCGAGAGCACTAG
- a CDS encoding branched-chain amino acid ABC transporter ATP-binding protein/permease gives MYAALATAWNLIGGYGGYLSFGHAAFFGIGAYTSALLMGRYNLSPFVTWPAGAVAAMAFAAACGYPALRLRGPYFAVTTLILALAAHTVVANVGFTGGGSGLWLAVPPWSPLVTRALFYGFVLVVLVATLGLARRFEAGRQGLELAALRSDEEAAQALGFNTPRVKLVAFAVSAGVTGAVGSVYIFDRVYLYPESVFDTNLSVMLVLMALFGGRKRWFGPAVGAGVVRGLEEALTVWIGAEAARIAFGLLLAVIIVLLPEGLAGLAASRRAPGRTRLLEDRGEPPEGFGTSPSRDRLSSMVRSEPAALPAKALRSVGGRETMGPGMANEPGAANLRVEGVMKRFGGLQVLNGVSFEVRKGEILGLIGPNGAGKTTLFNLITGLQRPTQGQVSLEGRPLTGLPPYAIARRGVGRTFQIPRPFSELHTTDNVTAVLIAREPTVGRMEDVRAQARRLLVEVGLGHRVDAPVGVLTVQEKKRLELARALAVEPQVLLLDEIFAGLNPVETMELTQLLERINRERGLAMVLVEHVLQAVMRLSHRVVVLAYGDVIAEGTPAEILENAEVRRVYLGWDYDAVAG, from the coding sequence ATGTACGCAGCACTGGCAACAGCATGGAACCTCATCGGCGGTTACGGCGGGTACCTGTCCTTTGGACACGCCGCCTTTTTCGGAATCGGCGCGTACACGTCGGCACTGCTCATGGGGCGGTATAACCTATCGCCGTTCGTAACGTGGCCGGCAGGCGCAGTGGCGGCCATGGCGTTTGCCGCAGCGTGCGGGTATCCGGCGCTGCGGCTGCGGGGCCCGTACTTCGCGGTCACGACGCTCATCCTTGCGCTAGCGGCCCATACCGTGGTGGCCAATGTCGGCTTCACGGGCGGAGGGTCCGGGTTGTGGCTGGCGGTACCGCCGTGGTCGCCGCTGGTAACCCGGGCCTTGTTCTACGGATTCGTCTTGGTGGTGCTGGTAGCAACGCTTGGGTTGGCTAGGCGATTCGAGGCCGGTCGCCAAGGCCTGGAGCTGGCGGCGCTACGTTCCGATGAGGAGGCAGCCCAGGCGCTCGGGTTTAACACGCCCCGGGTGAAGCTGGTGGCGTTCGCCGTGAGCGCGGGCGTGACGGGTGCGGTGGGGTCGGTCTACATCTTCGACCGGGTGTACCTGTATCCCGAATCGGTCTTCGATACGAACCTTTCCGTAATGCTCGTGCTGATGGCCCTGTTCGGCGGGCGAAAGCGATGGTTCGGCCCCGCGGTGGGGGCCGGCGTGGTGCGGGGCCTGGAGGAGGCGCTGACGGTCTGGATTGGAGCCGAGGCGGCGCGCATCGCCTTCGGATTGCTGCTTGCCGTGATCATCGTCCTGCTGCCGGAAGGCCTCGCGGGGCTGGCGGCGAGCAGGCGAGCACCCGGTCGCACGCGGTTGCTGGAGGACCGCGGCGAGCCCCCTGAGGGGTTCGGGACCTCGCCTAGCCGCGACAGGCTCTCGAGTATGGTCAGGAGCGAGCCTGCTGCCTTGCCTGCAAAGGCTCTTCGCTCGGTCGGTGGGCGGGAAACAATGGGGCCGGGCATGGCGAACGAACCGGGAGCCGCGAATCTACGAGTCGAGGGCGTGATGAAGCGGTTTGGCGGCCTTCAAGTGCTGAATGGGGTGTCATTCGAGGTGAGAAAGGGGGAGATCCTGGGGTTGATCGGTCCCAACGGAGCCGGTAAGACCACGCTGTTCAACCTAATCACTGGGCTTCAGCGCCCAACCCAGGGGCAGGTGAGCCTTGAGGGACGCCCCCTGACGGGGTTGCCCCCCTATGCCATCGCCAGGCGAGGGGTTGGCCGCACTTTCCAGATTCCGAGGCCGTTTTCAGAGCTTCACACGACCGACAACGTGACAGCCGTCCTCATTGCTCGAGAGCCAACAGTCGGGCGGATGGAGGATGTCAGAGCGCAGGCTCGCCGCCTCCTGGTCGAGGTCGGGCTCGGGCATCGGGTGGACGCGCCGGTGGGTGTGCTGACCGTGCAGGAGAAGAAGCGCCTCGAACTTGCCCGAGCGCTGGCGGTAGAGCCTCAGGTGCTGCTCCTTGACGAGATCTTCGCCGGGTTGAACCCCGTCGAGACCATGGAGTTGACTCAACTGCTTGAGCGTATTAACCGGGAGCGTGGCCTTGCCATGGTGCTCGTCGAGCACGTCCTACAAGCGGTCATGCGGCTGTCACACCGGGTGGTTGTGCTGGCGTATGGAGACGTCATCGCGGAGGGCACGCCGGCGGAGATCTTGGAAAACGCCGAGGTACGGCGGGTGTACCTGGGGTGGGACTACGATGCTGTCGCTGGCTGA
- a CDS encoding cyclase family protein, whose amino-acid sequence MRIIDLSDTLRPETSPFEVNRHEISYVSHEEGLRMAEQVLKVPKSLEQDLFPEGHAWAVENITLSTHSGTHVDAPYHYGPVSGTAPARTIDQLPLEWFFSDGVVLNMTHKRRGEPIGERDVEKELGRIGYTLKPLDIVLVRTDTSEHFGEPGYDLMHPGLTRGAVQFLVEQGVRVVGIDAWGLDRPFDVMVEEVKAGRKGAFWEAHFFGKEHEYCQIEKLSNLKAIPRPFGFKVACFPVKIARASAGWTRAVAIINDAASEERPGR is encoded by the coding sequence ATGCGCATCATTGACTTATCCGATACCTTGCGGCCTGAGACGAGCCCGTTTGAGGTGAACCGGCATGAGATCTCGTATGTGAGCCACGAGGAAGGGCTCAGGATGGCGGAGCAGGTGCTGAAGGTGCCGAAATCCCTGGAGCAGGATCTGTTCCCGGAAGGTCATGCTTGGGCTGTTGAGAACATCACCCTTTCCACCCACTCCGGAACGCACGTGGACGCACCCTACCACTACGGGCCGGTATCCGGAACTGCTCCGGCACGAACCATCGACCAGCTGCCGCTCGAGTGGTTCTTCAGCGACGGGGTCGTGCTCAACATGACCCATAAGCGGCGGGGAGAGCCCATCGGCGAGCGGGATGTCGAGAAGGAGTTGGGCCGCATCGGGTACACTCTCAAGCCGCTTGACATCGTGTTGGTTCGCACCGATACGTCCGAGCACTTCGGCGAACCGGGCTACGACCTCATGCATCCGGGGCTCACCAGGGGAGCAGTTCAGTTTCTGGTCGAGCAGGGCGTACGTGTCGTCGGTATCGACGCGTGGGGGCTGGATCGGCCGTTCGATGTGATGGTCGAGGAGGTGAAGGCGGGGCGGAAGGGAGCATTTTGGGAAGCGCACTTTTTCGGCAAGGAGCACGAGTACTGCCAGATCGAAAAGCTCAGCAACTTGAAGGCGATTCCCCGGCCGTTTGGGTTCAAGGTGGCCTGCTTTCCGGTGAAGATCGCCCGGGCCAGCGCGGGCTGGACCCGGGCCGTCGCCATCATCAACGACGCGGCCAGTGAAGAAAGACCCGGGCGGTGA
- a CDS encoding LeuA family protein — MSPLNYRDEVREAWTVPQRVEIHDVTLRDGEQTPRVAFTPQEKVFLAQELDALGVASIEPGLLATPEDREVVATLVKMGLRARIKPLVRVREEDVAHAIELRVPAMVLEFGINPYLVKYAYNTTPERLTDQIIEFSNAAKKVGMEVEFMGWDAFRIPDMQYLQRFFGTILEKGSIDRITVSDTFGMAHPDSVRLMFHRLRAWFPEVALGLHIHNDYGLATANALMALTSGATSVHSSVNGLGERAGNVATEEVAVALQHLLGIDAGIKLERLYHVSRLVTEISKKPVAQNKPIVGPGLFEVESGIVVHVLRQFQKTPLGSLGLLPYLPETVGQAGPTVVAGRGTGRNAVQMLLEAIGMTATDEQVAAITERVKQTGLVLKNALPEQVFRQIVDDVLGRNEAARSPTV; from the coding sequence GTGTCGCCCCTCAACTACCGTGATGAAGTGCGTGAGGCCTGGACGGTACCGCAGCGGGTCGAGATCCATGACGTGACCCTGAGGGACGGCGAGCAGACGCCTCGCGTCGCCTTTACTCCCCAGGAGAAGGTCTTCCTTGCCCAAGAGCTTGACGCTCTCGGGGTGGCCTCCATTGAGCCGGGGCTTCTGGCAACCCCAGAAGACAGAGAGGTTGTGGCTACCCTTGTGAAGATGGGGCTGCGCGCCCGCATCAAACCTCTCGTCCGGGTGCGCGAGGAGGACGTAGCGCATGCCATCGAGTTGCGGGTGCCGGCCATGGTCCTCGAGTTCGGGATTAATCCGTACCTCGTCAAGTACGCTTACAACACGACGCCTGAACGATTGACCGACCAGATCATCGAGTTCTCCAACGCGGCGAAGAAAGTAGGCATGGAGGTGGAGTTCATGGGCTGGGATGCCTTTCGCATTCCGGACATGCAATACCTCCAACGCTTTTTCGGTACAATCCTGGAAAAGGGCTCCATCGACCGCATCACGGTTAGCGATACCTTCGGGATGGCTCACCCGGACTCGGTACGGCTTATGTTTCACCGCCTGAGGGCGTGGTTTCCCGAGGTGGCCCTGGGGCTTCACATTCACAACGACTACGGGCTTGCTACTGCCAATGCGCTGATGGCCTTGACGTCCGGGGCAACGTCCGTGCACTCGTCGGTCAACGGGCTCGGCGAGCGAGCCGGTAACGTGGCCACCGAGGAGGTCGCGGTGGCCCTGCAGCACTTGCTCGGCATCGATGCTGGCATCAAGTTGGAGCGGCTGTACCACGTCTCCCGGTTGGTCACGGAAATCTCTAAGAAACCGGTCGCACAGAACAAACCCATCGTCGGGCCCGGGCTGTTTGAGGTCGAGAGCGGCATCGTCGTCCACGTTCTGAGGCAGTTCCAAAAGACGCCTCTCGGCTCACTGGGGCTGCTCCCGTACTTGCCTGAGACTGTAGGGCAGGCGGGGCCGACCGTGGTGGCCGGACGGGGCACCGGACGCAACGCAGTGCAGATGCTGCTTGAAGCCATCGGTATGACGGCCACGGACGAGCAAGTGGCCGCCATCACTGAGCGGGTAAAGCAGACGGGACTGGTACTGAAAAACGCTCTACCCGAGCAGGTGTTCCGCCAAATCGTCGACGACGTTCTGGGGCGTAACGAAGCCGCGCGCTCGCCGACGGTGTAG
- a CDS encoding amino acid ABC transporter substrate-binding protein, with product MERGAHNRLVSVAMGMLLGAAAMAVHASIAVAATPIRIGATLPLTGPFADTGQWVARGYQKWARDVNARGGLLGRPVELTILDDASVADRAISLLERLITVDRVDLILGGYPGTAAAAQMAVAERYRKVYVSMGGHMASFQRGFRYSFGAPPLMGEWWYEGVWEWLATLPAAQRPQKAAMITINNPVGAAVRSSAIEGLRRVGILLVMDERYDVPLATAEPLVSRAIALGADLFIANGFFPDGVQTIRAMKALNYNPKLVLQGIGSIIPEWVQELGADGNYVVSGTPLHDRLPFAGIAELAEAARQEFGVGTTPQYYLFGYAWAQALEKGVQGAGTLDQDAVAAYLRSHIIETIAGRFTFDARGLPPPYRYTTQVIEGRVELIWPPEVATHAPVYPKPSWGK from the coding sequence GTGGAGCGTGGAGCTCATAACCGGCTCGTTTCGGTTGCCATGGGCATGCTGCTGGGGGCCGCGGCGATGGCCGTCCACGCGAGCATCGCTGTCGCAGCGACACCCATCCGAATCGGCGCGACGCTGCCACTCACCGGGCCGTTTGCGGATACAGGCCAGTGGGTGGCCCGCGGCTACCAGAAGTGGGCCCGGGACGTCAACGCCCGCGGTGGGTTGCTGGGCCGCCCCGTGGAGCTGACCATACTAGACGACGCCAGCGTCGCTGACCGGGCCATCAGCCTACTCGAACGCCTCATCACGGTCGACCGGGTCGACCTGATTCTGGGCGGGTATCCGGGGACGGCAGCCGCGGCCCAGATGGCTGTCGCTGAACGGTATCGCAAAGTGTACGTATCCATGGGCGGCCACATGGCCTCGTTCCAGCGGGGCTTTCGCTACTCGTTTGGCGCCCCGCCGCTGATGGGCGAGTGGTGGTACGAAGGGGTCTGGGAATGGCTGGCGACCCTTCCGGCCGCACAGCGGCCCCAAAAGGCCGCCATGATCACAATCAACAACCCCGTAGGCGCCGCCGTGCGGAGCAGCGCCATCGAAGGGCTGCGGAGAGTCGGCATCCTGCTCGTGATGGACGAGCGATACGACGTCCCGCTGGCCACTGCCGAGCCCTTGGTGAGCCGAGCCATCGCGCTTGGGGCCGACCTGTTCATCGCCAACGGCTTCTTTCCGGATGGCGTGCAGACCATCCGGGCCATGAAGGCTCTCAACTACAACCCGAAACTTGTTCTCCAGGGCATCGGCTCCATCATCCCGGAGTGGGTGCAGGAACTCGGCGCCGACGGCAACTATGTGGTGTCGGGGACCCCCCTGCACGACCGGTTGCCGTTTGCGGGCATAGCCGAACTGGCGGAGGCGGCCCGGCAAGAGTTTGGCGTCGGCACGACACCCCAGTACTACTTGTTCGGATACGCCTGGGCTCAGGCGCTCGAGAAAGGGGTCCAGGGGGCGGGTACCCTCGACCAGGACGCCGTTGCGGCCTACCTGCGTTCCCACATTATTGAGACCATCGCGGGGCGGTTCACGTTTGACGCACGGGGGCTGCCGCCTCCCTACCGGTACACGACGCAGGTCATCGAAGGGCGGGTGGAGCTTATCTGGCCGCCCGAAGTTGCCACCCACGCGCCGGTGTATCCCAAGCCGTCGTGGGGTAAGTAG
- a CDS encoding IS110 family transposase, producing the protein MKSDRRDALRLAQLLRAGELTPVWVPGEGDEALRDLVRARESAKRDLGRARQELTSFLLRHSISAPKGTKRWSRMILR; encoded by the coding sequence GTGAAGAGCGACCGACGCGACGCCCTCCGGCTGGCCCAGTTGCTGCGAGCAGGAGAGCTGACCCCGGTCTGGGTGCCCGGAGAGGGGGACGAGGCGCTGCGAGACCTGGTGCGGGCCCGGGAAAGCGCCAAGCGGGACCTCGGGCGCGCTCGCCAGGAGCTCACGAGTTTCCTGTTGCGTCACAGCATCTCTGCGCCGAAAGGCACGAAACGGTGGTCCCGGATGATCCTGCGGTAG
- a CDS encoding site-specific integrase, with protein MPIPAPLADVLAAHKGTQEAQGLGPLVFDRGDGKPIAPAEPDHAWADIREKPKLPDDLRLHDLRRSCITWLAEQDVGHDERLRASRAAPGGI; from the coding sequence GTGCCCATTCCCGCGCCGCTCGCGGACGTCCTGGCAGCCCACAAGGGGACGCAGGAGGCACAGGGGCTTGGGCCGCTGGTGTTCGACCGGGGCGATGGCAAGCCCATCGCGCCGGCGGAGCCGGATCATGCATGGGCAGACATCCGGGAAAAGCCAAAACTTCCCGACGACCTGCGCCTGCACGACCTGCGCCGTTCCTGCATCACCTGGCTGGCCGAGCAGGACGTCGGCCATGACGAACGGCTGCGGGCTTCGAGGGCCGCGCCCGGGGGTATATGA
- a CDS encoding branched-chain amino acid ABC transporter permease has product MVLFVQSLVAGSLVGLVYALVSAGFSMIWGVARVINLAHPVFAVLAAYIVYWAAGQGQAALGAALALLGPASFGLGWLFYRWVVVPAARRSPDLNLTSMILTFGLAVALENMLAMAWGPGPRALSLPVQGLSLFVGPVGVPLPSLVAAGGSLVVIAGLMWFLHATLSGRAVRAVWQDPEGAALSGIDLDRVTGLTYGLAFVSAAAGGVAMALIYTFSPATQMTWLVYVFLVTIVGGVGSLWGAVLAGLAVGNLASLTGLVMPYSWTPLVLFGSLIALLLWKPEGLVQR; this is encoded by the coding sequence ATGGTGCTGTTCGTCCAAAGCCTGGTCGCCGGAAGCCTCGTCGGACTGGTTTATGCACTGGTGAGTGCTGGGTTCAGCATGATATGGGGGGTGGCCAGGGTCATCAACCTGGCCCACCCCGTCTTTGCGGTGCTGGCCGCTTACATTGTCTACTGGGCCGCCGGCCAGGGTCAAGCGGCGCTCGGAGCCGCGCTGGCGTTGCTGGGGCCCGCGTCGTTTGGGCTCGGATGGCTCTTCTACCGATGGGTGGTAGTGCCGGCCGCCCGGCGAAGCCCTGACCTCAACCTCACGTCCATGATCCTGACGTTCGGGCTGGCTGTAGCGCTGGAGAACATGCTAGCCATGGCCTGGGGCCCAGGACCGCGGGCCCTGAGCCTGCCCGTGCAGGGGCTCTCCCTTTTCGTGGGGCCCGTGGGGGTGCCGCTACCTTCCCTGGTTGCTGCCGGAGGGTCGCTCGTCGTTATAGCAGGACTCATGTGGTTTCTGCACGCAACGCTGTCGGGGCGGGCGGTGCGCGCCGTCTGGCAGGATCCGGAAGGGGCAGCCCTAAGCGGGATCGATTTGGACCGTGTCACCGGACTGACCTACGGGCTCGCCTTCGTGTCGGCAGCGGCGGGCGGCGTGGCCATGGCGCTCATCTATACGTTTAGCCCGGCGACACAGATGACGTGGCTCGTTTACGTCTTCTTGGTCACCATCGTAGGCGGCGTGGGTAGCTTATGGGGGGCAGTGTTGGCGGGACTCGCCGTAGGGAATTTGGCGAGTCTGACGGGGCTCGTCATGCCGTACTCGTGGACGCCCCTGGTGCTGTTCGGTTCTCTGATTGCCCTGCTTCTGTGGAAGCCGGAGGGCCTCGTCCAGAGGTGA